In Daucus carota subsp. sativus chromosome 4, DH1 v3.0, whole genome shotgun sequence, one DNA window encodes the following:
- the LOC108218603 gene encoding protein CutA 1, chloroplastic has protein sequence MATLVATKIRSIFSSASSPAITSRRLPIVGVFCVLSFGISNFYTSLSLSSKPSLLSRSRSIHTSTIRMEASNNTVPSIVVYVTVPNKDAGKKLAESLVKEKLAACVNRVPGIESVYEWQGQIQTDSEELLIIKTRESLLDALKEHVKENHEYDVPEVIALPIVGGSLPYLEWLKANTRE, from the exons ATGGCAACGCTGGTGGCAACAAAAATAAGGTCCATATTTTCATCAGCATCTTCCCCGGCGATTACTAGCCGCCGACTTCCGATCGTCGGAGTATTCTGCGTACTGAGTTTTGGCATCTCCAACTTCTACacttctctttctctctcctccAAGCCTTCTCTTCTTTCcag GTCTAGAAGTATACATACAAGTACAATCAGGATGGAAGCAAGTAACAACACTGTGCCTAGTATTGTTGTTTATGTCACCGTGCCCAATAAAGATGCAG GGAAAAAGCTAGCAGAAAGCTTAGTTAAAGAAAAGCTTGCAGCCTGTGTGAATCGAGTGCCAG GTATCGAGTCAGTTTATGAGTGGCAGGGACAG ATACAGACAGATTCTGAGGAACTTCTTATCATCAAGACTAGGGAGTCACTTTTGGATGCTCTTAAGGAGCACGTGAAGGAGAATCATGAGTACGA TGTGCCTGAAGTGATAGCTTTGCCAATTGTTGGCGGTAGTCTCCCGTACCTGGAGTGGTTAAAAGCAAACACAAGGGAGTAG